In one window of Jatrophihabitans endophyticus DNA:
- a CDS encoding nitrate/nitrite transporter — MTTTAPRPTAPVEKAANPRWITDWHPEDPRFWETTGKRVARRNLIFSILGEHVGFSIWSLWSVLVLFLTPEYGFSTDPKHAAAEKFLLTTLPTALGAVVRLPYTFAVAKFGGRNWTVVSASLLLVPTVVAAFVVTPGVSYGTLLLVAALAGVGGGNFASSMANINSFYPQRLKGTALGLNAGGGNIGVAAIQIVGLLVLATAGKEHPRVMLAIYIPLIVLAALGAALFMDNIAHVRNEKRAMRDATKQAHTWIVSVLYIGTFGSFIGFGFAFGQVLQNQFGSHFLTDGKIDAVKVAYLTFLGPLVGSLIRPVGGWLADRVGGARTTFWNFVLMAIAAAVVFVASQQDSLGLFFVGFVTLFVFSGVGNGSTYKMIPAIFRTKAQKDVADGGDAAAAEHESRRLANAVIGIAGAVGAFGGVLVNIAFRQSFLSSGTGDGAYLAFIGYYVVCAVVTWVVYLRVSQHRLEGV; from the coding sequence ATGACGACGACGGCGCCGCGCCCGACCGCCCCGGTCGAGAAAGCCGCGAACCCGCGGTGGATCACCGACTGGCACCCCGAAGACCCGCGCTTCTGGGAGACGACCGGCAAGCGGGTCGCGAGGCGCAACCTGATCTTCTCCATCCTCGGCGAGCACGTCGGCTTCTCGATCTGGAGCCTGTGGTCGGTGCTGGTGCTGTTCCTGACGCCCGAGTACGGCTTCAGCACCGACCCCAAGCACGCGGCGGCCGAGAAGTTCCTGCTGACGACGCTGCCGACCGCACTCGGCGCCGTCGTGCGGTTGCCCTACACCTTCGCGGTCGCGAAGTTCGGGGGACGCAACTGGACGGTCGTCAGCGCGTCACTGCTGCTCGTCCCCACCGTGGTCGCGGCGTTCGTCGTGACCCCGGGGGTGTCCTACGGCACGCTGCTGCTCGTCGCCGCGCTGGCCGGCGTCGGCGGCGGCAACTTCGCGTCGTCCATGGCCAACATCAACTCCTTCTACCCGCAGCGGCTGAAGGGAACAGCGCTGGGCCTCAACGCCGGCGGCGGCAACATCGGCGTCGCCGCGATCCAGATCGTCGGCCTGCTCGTGCTCGCGACGGCCGGCAAGGAGCACCCGCGCGTGATGCTCGCCATCTACATCCCGCTCATCGTGCTGGCCGCGCTGGGAGCCGCGCTGTTCATGGACAACATCGCCCACGTGCGCAACGAGAAGCGCGCGATGCGTGACGCGACGAAGCAAGCCCACACCTGGATCGTGTCCGTGCTCTACATCGGCACGTTCGGCTCGTTCATCGGATTCGGGTTCGCCTTCGGCCAGGTGCTGCAGAACCAGTTCGGCTCGCACTTCCTGACCGACGGCAAGATCGACGCCGTCAAGGTCGCGTACCTGACGTTCCTCGGCCCGCTCGTGGGATCGCTGATCCGGCCGGTCGGTGGCTGGCTCGCCGACCGGGTGGGCGGTGCCCGGACCACGTTCTGGAACTTCGTGCTGATGGCGATCGCCGCCGCGGTGGTCTTCGTGGCTTCGCAGCAGGATTCGCTCGGACTGTTCTTCGTCGGCTTCGTCACGCTGTTCGTCTTCAGTGGGGTCGGGAACGGTTCGACGTACAAGATGATCCCCGCCATTTTTCGCACGAAAGCGCAAAAAGACGTCGCGGACGGAGGGGACGCGGCGGCCGCGGAGCACGAGTCGCGTCGCCTGGCCAACGCCGTGATCGGCATCGCCGGCGCCGTCGGGGCGTTCGGCGGAGTGCTCGTCAACATCGCGTTCCGGCAGTCGTTCCTGAGCTCGGGAACCGGCGACGGCGCCTACCTCGCGTTCATCGGCTACTACGTCGTGTGCGCGGTCGTCACCTGGGTGGTGTACCTGCGGGTGTCGCAGCACCGGCTCGAGGGGGTCTGA
- a CDS encoding class II fructose-bisphosphate aldolase has product MTLAPTGDLVAAAVAAGTAVAAVNVITLEHAEAIAAAAETSGTAVVMQLSENAVRYHGGRLGPIAAATHAIATAATTPVALHLDHVTDDELVAAALEPPFVTMFTSVMYDAGHLPYGENVSRTADVARRAHAAGLWVEAELGYVGGKPDAVRSAHAEGVRTDPAEAERFVAETGVDALAVAVGSSHAMTDRTARLDIDLVAALRDRLPVPLVLHGSSGVPDDELRRAVAAGIGKVNVGTLLNVALTGAVRDALTDPRLTDPRKYLAPGRDAMRRSVDQVLATLRPLG; this is encoded by the coding sequence ATGACGCTCGCGCCGACGGGTGACCTCGTCGCCGCCGCGGTCGCGGCCGGCACGGCCGTCGCTGCCGTCAACGTCATCACCCTGGAGCACGCCGAGGCCATCGCCGCGGCGGCCGAGACCAGCGGGACCGCGGTCGTCATGCAGCTGAGCGAGAACGCGGTGCGCTACCACGGCGGTCGCCTCGGCCCCATCGCCGCGGCGACGCACGCCATCGCGACCGCCGCGACCACGCCGGTCGCACTGCACCTCGACCACGTCACCGACGACGAGCTCGTGGCCGCGGCGCTCGAACCGCCGTTCGTCACGATGTTCACGTCGGTCATGTACGACGCCGGGCACCTGCCCTACGGCGAGAACGTGTCGCGCACGGCCGACGTCGCGCGGCGCGCCCACGCCGCCGGACTCTGGGTCGAGGCCGAGCTCGGCTACGTCGGCGGCAAGCCCGACGCCGTGCGCAGCGCCCACGCCGAGGGGGTCCGCACCGACCCCGCCGAGGCCGAGCGCTTCGTCGCCGAGACCGGGGTCGACGCGCTCGCCGTCGCGGTCGGCAGCTCGCACGCCATGACCGACCGGACCGCGCGCCTCGACATCGACCTCGTCGCGGCCCTGCGCGACCGGCTGCCGGTGCCCCTCGTGCTGCACGGCTCCTCCGGCGTGCCCGACGACGAGCTGCGCCGTGCCGTGGCCGCCGGCATCGGCAAGGTCAACGTCGGGACGCTGCTCAACGTCGCGCTCACCGGCGCCGTCCGCGACGCCCTCACCGATCCGCGGCTCACCGATCCCCGCAAGTACCTCGCGCCGGGTCGCGACGCGATGCGCCGCAGCGTCGACCAGGTGCTCGCCACGCTGCGCCCGCTCGGCTGA
- the nirB gene encoding nitrite reductase large subunit NirB, translated as MARRLVVVGNGMVGQRLVEALRDRDGDAEWQVTVVGEEPRRAYDRVALSSYFDGVDAAALDVVAADCYDHPARSLHLAEAVVAIDRDARAVTTDRGRTLHYDALVLATGSYPFVPPVPGHDLANCFVYRTLDDLDAIRAATDAARARGGVRPAAMVVGGGLLGLEAARALRLLGMSPHVVELAPRLMPIQVDEGGGALLKQLIEELDVTVHVGTSVARIATDRGRLLASLTNGHELDLDLVVFSAGVRPRDELARAAGLELGPRGGVAVDAGCRTADDAIYAIGECASVEGVAYGLVAPGFAAAEVVADRLLGGTAEFPGADTSTKLKLLGVDVASFGDAHAVTEGALEITVTNPVDRSYTKLVVSDDATTLLGGILVGDATRYAVLRPMVGATIPGDPLALITPEGGVEIGAGAMPDTAQVCSCHAVTKGAICEAIRVEGLADVPAVKACTKAGTGCGSCVPLLKDLLAESGVEVSSALCEHFAQSRAELFEIVAATGITGFSELIERYGSGRGCDVCKPTVASILASQAKVAHVLDGESAALQDTNDHFLANMQKNGTYSVVPRIAGGEITPEKLIVIGEVARDFDLYTKITGGQRIDLFGARVEQLPAIWKRLVDAGFESGHAYGKALRTVKSCVGSSWCRFGVQDSVALAIELELRYRGLRAPHKIKSGVSGCARECAEAQSKDFGVIATENGWNLYVGGNGGFTPRHAQLLVHDVDTATLLRTIDRFLMFYVRTADRLQRTAPWIEAMAGGLDHLRSVIVDDALGICDDLDAAMAKHIENYSDEWADVLADPERLERFVSFVNAPDTPDPSIAFTPERDMKRPLLQVTPR; from the coding sequence ATGGCACGACGACTCGTGGTGGTGGGCAACGGGATGGTCGGGCAGCGGCTCGTCGAGGCGCTGCGCGACCGGGACGGCGACGCCGAGTGGCAGGTGACCGTCGTGGGCGAGGAACCTCGCCGCGCCTACGACCGGGTCGCGCTGTCGTCCTACTTCGACGGTGTGGACGCGGCCGCGCTCGACGTCGTCGCGGCCGACTGTTACGACCATCCCGCGCGCAGCCTCCACCTGGCCGAGGCCGTCGTCGCGATCGACCGCGACGCCCGGGCCGTCACGACCGACCGGGGTCGCACGCTGCACTACGACGCCCTCGTGCTCGCCACCGGCTCGTACCCGTTCGTGCCGCCGGTGCCGGGCCACGACCTCGCCAACTGCTTCGTCTACCGGACGCTGGACGACCTCGACGCCATCCGGGCGGCGACCGACGCGGCCCGGGCCCGCGGCGGGGTCCGTCCCGCGGCCATGGTCGTGGGTGGCGGCCTGCTCGGACTCGAGGCGGCGCGGGCGCTGCGGTTGCTCGGCATGTCGCCGCACGTCGTCGAGCTCGCGCCGCGGCTCATGCCCATCCAGGTCGACGAGGGCGGCGGCGCGCTGCTCAAGCAGCTGATCGAGGAGCTCGACGTCACCGTGCACGTCGGGACCTCGGTCGCGCGGATCGCGACGGACCGCGGCCGGCTGCTCGCCTCGCTGACCAACGGTCACGAGCTCGATCTCGATCTCGTCGTGTTCTCCGCCGGGGTGCGGCCGCGCGACGAGCTGGCTCGCGCCGCAGGGCTCGAACTGGGTCCGCGTGGCGGTGTGGCGGTCGACGCCGGCTGCCGTACGGCCGACGACGCGATCTACGCGATCGGCGAGTGCGCGAGCGTCGAGGGCGTCGCGTACGGGCTCGTCGCTCCGGGGTTCGCCGCCGCGGAGGTCGTGGCGGACCGACTCCTGGGCGGGACGGCCGAGTTCCCGGGTGCCGACACCTCGACGAAGCTCAAGCTGCTCGGGGTCGACGTGGCGAGCTTCGGCGACGCGCACGCGGTCACCGAGGGAGCGCTCGAGATCACCGTGACCAACCCCGTCGACCGCAGCTACACCAAGCTGGTGGTGTCCGACGACGCGACGACGCTGCTCGGCGGCATCCTCGTCGGGGACGCGACGCGGTACGCCGTGCTGCGGCCGATGGTCGGCGCGACGATCCCGGGCGACCCACTGGCCCTGATCACACCCGAGGGTGGCGTGGAGATCGGCGCCGGCGCGATGCCCGACACCGCGCAGGTGTGCTCCTGCCACGCGGTCACGAAGGGCGCGATCTGCGAGGCGATCCGCGTCGAGGGGCTGGCCGACGTCCCCGCGGTCAAGGCGTGCACCAAGGCGGGGACCGGATGCGGATCGTGCGTGCCGCTGTTGAAGGACCTGCTGGCCGAGAGCGGCGTGGAGGTCAGCTCCGCTCTGTGCGAGCACTTTGCGCAGAGTCGCGCAGAATTGTTCGAGATCGTCGCGGCGACCGGCATCACCGGCTTCAGCGAGTTGATCGAACGGTACGGCTCGGGGCGGGGCTGCGACGTCTGCAAGCCGACGGTCGCGTCCATCCTGGCCAGCCAGGCGAAGGTGGCTCACGTGCTGGACGGCGAGTCCGCCGCCCTCCAGGACACCAACGACCACTTCCTCGCCAACATGCAGAAGAACGGGACCTACTCGGTCGTCCCCCGCATCGCCGGTGGCGAGATCACCCCCGAGAAGCTCATCGTCATCGGTGAGGTCGCGCGCGACTTCGACCTGTACACGAAGATCACCGGGGGTCAGCGGATCGACCTGTTCGGGGCGCGCGTCGAACAGCTGCCGGCGATCTGGAAGCGGCTGGTGGACGCGGGTTTCGAGTCCGGGCACGCCTACGGCAAGGCGCTGCGCACCGTGAAGTCCTGCGTCGGGTCGTCCTGGTGCCGTTTCGGCGTCCAGGACTCCGTCGCCCTCGCCATCGAGCTGGAGCTGCGCTACCGCGGGCTGCGGGCACCGCACAAGATCAAGTCCGGCGTGTCGGGCTGTGCCCGCGAGTGCGCCGAGGCGCAGAGCAAGGACTTCGGCGTCATCGCCACCGAGAACGGCTGGAACCTCTACGTCGGCGGCAACGGCGGGTTCACGCCGAGGCACGCGCAGCTGCTCGTCCACGACGTCGACACCGCGACGCTGCTGCGCACGATCGACCGGTTCCTGATGTTCTACGTCCGCACCGCCGACCGGCTGCAGCGCACCGCGCCGTGGATCGAGGCGATGGCCGGCGGCCTCGACCACCTGCGCTCGGTGATCGTGGACGACGCGCTGGGCATCTGCGACGACCTGGACGCGGCGATGGCGAAGCACATCGAGAACTACTCCGACGAGTGGGCCGACGTGCTGGCCGACCCGGAGCGGCTCGAGCGGTTCGTGTCGTTCGTGAACGCGCCGGACACGCCGGACCCCAGCATCGCGTTCACCCCGGAGCGGGACATGAAGCGGCCGCTGCTGCAGGTGACGCCGCGGTGA
- a CDS encoding 1-phosphofructokinase family hexose kinase, with translation MCPSPAVDVTYDVARLSVGATVRVTRVTRRPGGKAVNVARVLHAIGEPVHVLAPVGGTTGAEFAAGLAALGVPTTLVPSSCPTRSTVTVVADDGTTTVLSEPAAVDCWDALREAVTELVAHADVVVASGRLPEGAPDDAFATVVEIARAAGRPVVVDTSGPALLAALAAGPTVVKPNADELAEIAGVADGSAPVAAAGRLAASSGATVVASLGADGAVACTAGPAGERAWHGRPAAPLAGNPTGAGDAAVAGIARALRHDPHAASPPVELLRDAVALGAAAVLSPVAGDVDAAHHADQLAGVTVHELADVR, from the coding sequence GTGTGTCCCAGCCCCGCCGTGGACGTCACCTACGACGTCGCCCGATTGTCGGTCGGCGCGACCGTGCGGGTCACGCGGGTCACCCGCCGGCCCGGCGGCAAGGCGGTCAACGTCGCGCGGGTGCTCCACGCGATCGGCGAGCCCGTCCACGTGCTCGCACCCGTGGGCGGCACGACCGGCGCCGAGTTCGCCGCCGGGCTGGCCGCGCTGGGCGTCCCCACGACGCTCGTCCCCAGTTCGTGCCCCACGCGCAGCACGGTGACCGTCGTCGCCGACGACGGCACGACGACGGTGCTGAGCGAGCCGGCCGCCGTCGACTGCTGGGACGCGCTGCGGGAGGCGGTGACCGAGCTCGTCGCGCACGCGGACGTCGTCGTCGCGAGCGGCCGGCTGCCCGAGGGCGCACCGGACGACGCGTTCGCCACCGTCGTCGAGATCGCCCGGGCGGCGGGTCGGCCCGTCGTCGTGGACACCAGCGGTCCGGCGCTGCTCGCCGCGCTCGCCGCCGGGCCCACCGTCGTCAAGCCCAACGCCGACGAGCTGGCCGAGATCGCCGGCGTCGCCGACGGCAGCGCGCCGGTGGCCGCCGCCGGTCGGCTCGCGGCGTCCTCCGGTGCGACCGTCGTCGCGTCCCTCGGCGCGGACGGTGCCGTCGCCTGCACGGCCGGCCCCGCCGGCGAGCGAGCCTGGCACGGCCGGCCCGCCGCGCCACTCGCCGGCAACCCGACGGGCGCCGGCGACGCGGCCGTGGCGGGCATCGCCCGGGCGCTCCGCCACGATCCGCACGCCGCGTCCCCACCGGTCGAGCTGCTGCGCGACGCGGTCGCGCTCGGTGCCGCCGCCGTGCTGTCGCCGGTCGCCGGCGACGTCGACGCCGCACACCACGCCGATCAGCTCGCCGGCGTCACCGTGCACGAGCTGGCGGACGTGCGATGA
- a CDS encoding FAD-dependent oxidoreductase: MSSLVVVGNGMAGARLVQELLARDPARDRDITVVGDEPGGAYNRMQLSNVLAGTTRSDAIDLAPPEWYAAHDVTLVAGRAVTGIDRAARRVHVGTGGRDGTAAALPYDDLVLATGSDAVLPPVAGLLTGDGLLPGVATFRTLADCVRIDELARTAGRAVVLGAGVLGLEAARGLAGRGLDVTLVQRGRRLMERQLDAEAARTLARSLAALGLTVSTGSGVAGVTGEDRLDGVVLGDGRRLPCDLLVLCCGVRPRVELATAAGLPTRRGVLVDDELRSVGDPHVRAIGECAEHEGTTYGLVAPCWEHARVVADLLADPACGTRYRGSAVVTRLKAAGLELATVGEAHAAGDADDDADLEVVRFSDTARGVYQKLVVRDGRLTGAILLGDTRTVGTVTQLYDRGALLPPDRSALLLPRRAGATEAVESPTALPATATVCQCNGVTKGAIVSAWQDGARTAADVAARTRATTGCGTCRDTVCGLVEWLAAADPDEPAPTRVLDRAG, translated from the coding sequence GTGAGCTCGCTGGTCGTCGTGGGCAACGGCATGGCGGGGGCGCGCCTCGTGCAGGAGCTCCTCGCCCGCGACCCGGCGCGGGACCGGGACATCACCGTCGTCGGCGACGAGCCCGGCGGGGCCTACAACCGGATGCAGCTGTCGAACGTCCTCGCCGGGACCACCCGGTCGGACGCGATCGACCTCGCCCCGCCGGAGTGGTACGCAGCCCACGACGTGACCCTGGTCGCCGGCCGGGCCGTGACCGGGATCGACCGCGCGGCGCGCCGCGTGCACGTCGGCACGGGCGGCAGGGACGGCACAGCTGCCGCGCTGCCCTACGACGACCTCGTGCTCGCCACCGGCAGCGATGCCGTCCTGCCCCCCGTGGCCGGCCTGCTCACCGGCGACGGGCTGCTCCCGGGTGTGGCGACGTTCCGTACGCTCGCCGACTGCGTGCGCATCGACGAGCTGGCCCGTACGGCCGGTCGGGCGGTCGTGCTCGGCGCCGGGGTGCTCGGCCTCGAGGCGGCTCGGGGGCTCGCCGGCCGCGGTCTCGACGTCACCCTCGTCCAGCGGGGTCGACGGCTGATGGAACGCCAGCTCGACGCCGAGGCCGCCCGGACGCTGGCGCGCTCCCTCGCCGCGCTCGGGCTGACCGTCTCCACCGGCAGCGGCGTCGCCGGGGTCACCGGCGAGGACCGGCTGGACGGGGTCGTGCTCGGCGACGGCCGGCGGCTGCCGTGCGACCTGCTCGTGCTGTGCTGCGGCGTGCGACCCCGTGTCGAGCTCGCCACCGCGGCAGGGCTGCCGACCCGTCGCGGCGTCCTGGTCGACGACGAGCTGCGCAGCGTCGGCGACCCGCACGTCCGGGCGATCGGCGAGTGCGCCGAGCACGAGGGCACGACCTACGGGCTGGTGGCGCCGTGCTGGGAGCACGCCCGCGTCGTTGCGGACCTCCTGGCCGACCCGGCCTGCGGGACGCGCTACCGCGGCTCGGCCGTCGTCACCCGGCTCAAGGCCGCCGGTCTCGAGCTCGCCACGGTCGGTGAGGCGCACGCGGCCGGCGACGCCGACGACGACGCCGATCTCGAGGTCGTCCGCTTCAGCGACACCGCCCGGGGCGTCTATCAGAAGCTGGTGGTGCGCGACGGCCGGTTGACCGGCGCCATCCTGCTCGGCGACACCCGCACGGTGGGTACGGTCACGCAGCTCTACGACCGCGGCGCCCTGCTGCCGCCGGATCGCAGCGCGCTGCTGCTGCCACGCCGCGCGGGGGCGACCGAGGCCGTCGAGAGCCCTACGGCGCTGCCGGCCACCGCGACCGTCTGCCAGTGCAACGGCGTCACCAAGGGTGCGATCGTCTCGGCCTGGCAGGACGGCGCCCGCACCGCCGCCGACGTCGCGGCCCGCACCCGGGCCACGACCGGGTGCGGCACCTGCCGGGACACGGTGTGCGGGTTGGTCGAGTGGCTCGCCGCCGCCGACCCCGACGAGCCGGCGCCGACCCGCGTCCTCGATCGCGCCGGGTAA
- a CDS encoding uroporphyrinogen-III synthase, which produces MTTPVLAGWTVGITAARRREELGGALERRGARVVYGPAIRIVPLADDTRLLAATERCLAAPLDLTVATTGIGFRGWLDAAETWGLAEPLTAALARSTILARGPKVRGAVRAGGLREAWSPESESSAEVLAHLLANHELAGRRVAVQLHGEPLRELVDTLRDSGADVIEVPVYRWEPPEDEQPLLRLVESVAAGAVDALTFTSAPAAVNFLRTADGLGRGEDVRAALRGPVLCAAVGPVTGAPLQAAGLPVVQPERFRLGALVREVVEQLPRRATVLTLAGHRVELRGQAAVVDDDLVPLAGSAMAMLRALAADPGRVLGRGALGQALPGGAGDGHAVEVAVGRLRTALGDPAIVQTVVKRGYRLNLD; this is translated from the coding sequence GTGACCACGCCCGTCCTCGCCGGCTGGACGGTCGGCATCACCGCGGCGCGCCGTCGCGAGGAGCTCGGCGGCGCGCTGGAGCGTCGTGGTGCCCGGGTCGTGTACGGCCCGGCCATCCGCATCGTGCCGCTCGCCGACGACACCCGGCTGCTGGCGGCGACGGAGCGCTGCCTCGCCGCACCGCTCGACCTCACCGTCGCGACCACCGGCATCGGGTTCCGCGGGTGGCTGGACGCCGCCGAGACGTGGGGACTGGCCGAGCCGCTCACCGCCGCCCTGGCGCGCTCGACGATCCTCGCGCGCGGCCCCAAGGTGCGGGGCGCGGTGCGGGCGGGTGGGCTGCGCGAGGCCTGGTCGCCCGAGTCCGAGTCCAGCGCCGAGGTCCTCGCGCACCTGCTCGCGAACCACGAGCTCGCCGGCCGGCGCGTCGCGGTCCAGCTGCACGGCGAGCCGTTGCGCGAGCTCGTCGACACGCTGCGCGACTCGGGCGCGGACGTCATCGAGGTGCCGGTCTACCGGTGGGAGCCGCCGGAGGACGAGCAGCCGCTGCTGCGTCTCGTCGAGTCGGTGGCCGCCGGAGCCGTCGACGCGCTGACCTTCACCAGCGCGCCCGCGGCGGTGAACTTCCTGCGCACCGCGGACGGGCTCGGGCGTGGTGAGGACGTGCGCGCGGCGCTGCGCGGCCCCGTGCTCTGCGCCGCGGTCGGCCCGGTGACCGGCGCCCCGCTGCAGGCCGCCGGGCTACCGGTCGTCCAACCCGAGCGGTTCCGACTCGGCGCGCTCGTGCGCGAGGTCGTGGAGCAGCTGCCACGGCGAGCCACCGTCCTCACCCTCGCGGGGCACCGCGTGGAGCTGCGCGGCCAGGCCGCGGTGGTGGACGACGACCTCGTCCCGCTCGCGGGCTCGGCCATGGCCATGCTGCGGGCGCTGGCCGCCGACCCCGGCCGCGTGCTCGGCCGCGGCGCCCTCGGCCAGGCCCTGCCGGGCGGCGCCGGTGACGGGCACGCCGTCGAGGTCGCGGTCGGCCGGCTGCGCACCGCGCTCGGCGACCCCGCGATCGTCCAGACCGTCGTCAAGCGGGGGTATCGCCTCAACCTGGATTGA
- the nirD gene encoding nitrite reductase small subunit NirD: protein MTPRGAPEWVPVCSYDRLQPERGVAALVGDRQVALFRTFDGMLYAVDNQDPYTGQFVLSRGIVGTAGDAPTVASPLFKQAFDLRTGACVGDPDVSVAAHEVRRSGDTVEVRLSS, encoded by the coding sequence GTGACGCCGCGGGGCGCCCCGGAGTGGGTGCCGGTCTGCTCCTACGACCGGTTGCAGCCCGAACGGGGTGTCGCGGCTCTCGTGGGCGACCGGCAGGTCGCGCTGTTCCGTACCTTTGACGGGATGCTGTACGCCGTGGACAACCAGGACCCCTACACCGGGCAGTTCGTGCTGTCGCGCGGCATCGTGGGCACCGCCGGGGACGCACCGACCGTCGCGTCCCCCCTGTTCAAGCAGGCGTTCGACCTGCGCACCGGCGCGTGCGTCGGCGACCCGGACGTCTCGGTCGCGGCGCACGAGGTCCGGCGCAGCGGCGACACGGTGGAGGTGCGACTCAGCTCGTGA
- a CDS encoding molybdopterin oxidoreductase family protein codes for MTQTHCPYCALQCGMTVTPGTNDTDGPTVGERDFPTNRGGMCQKGWTSAALLGGDGRLTTPLARDSRAEPLRPTTWEDALDRTAAAIRRTQRAHGRDAVGVFGGGGLTNEKAYLLGKFARVALRTSAIDYNGRFCMSSAAAAGNRAFGVDRGLPFPLPDLADADCILLVGSNPAETMPPFTRWLADQRARGGALVVVDPRLTPTAQRATLHLQLTPGTDLALANGLLHRVIAGGHVDVDYVRARTTGFDEVARVVASYWPERVERITGVSVADQQAAVDLLVRAERAMVLTARGAEQHSKGVDTVSALIDLALALGLPGRPGRGYGCLTGQGNGQGGREHGQKADQLPGYRRLDDPAAREHVAGVWGVAADDLPGPGRSAYELLAGLGDADGVRALLVAGSNVVVSVPSSGRIRDRLGRLDFLAVSDVVLSETAALADVVLPVAQWAEEDGTMTNLEGRVLLRRQALRPPPGVRTDLDVVAGLATRLGAPGEWPTLPRVVFDELRRASAGGPADYAGISYERIAAEDGVFWPCPDDGHPGTPRMFLDRFATPDGRARFVPVEHRPAAEDVDADYPVYLTTGRVLRHYQSGAQTRRIAALRDAHPEAAVEIHPDLAEQHDLGEGNRVRVVSRRGAAEGPVRITDTIRTDTVFMPFHWGGANSVNAVTNAALDPISRMPEFKVCAVRLERCP; via the coding sequence GTGACGCAGACGCACTGCCCGTACTGCGCGCTGCAGTGCGGCATGACGGTGACTCCCGGCACGAACGACACGGACGGCCCGACCGTCGGCGAGCGCGACTTCCCCACCAACCGCGGCGGGATGTGCCAGAAGGGCTGGACGTCCGCCGCGCTGCTCGGCGGTGACGGGCGCCTGACCACTCCCCTGGCCCGCGACTCGCGCGCGGAACCGCTGCGCCCCACGACGTGGGAGGACGCGCTGGACCGGACCGCCGCCGCGATCCGGCGGACGCAGCGGGCGCACGGCCGCGACGCGGTCGGGGTGTTCGGCGGTGGCGGGTTGACCAACGAGAAGGCCTACCTGCTGGGCAAGTTCGCCCGCGTCGCGCTACGAACCTCGGCCATCGACTACAACGGCCGCTTCTGCATGTCCTCGGCCGCCGCGGCGGGCAACCGGGCGTTCGGCGTCGACCGCGGGCTGCCGTTCCCGCTCCCCGACCTGGCCGACGCCGACTGCATCCTGCTCGTCGGCAGCAATCCGGCCGAGACCATGCCGCCGTTCACCCGCTGGCTCGCCGACCAGCGCGCCCGAGGCGGTGCGCTCGTCGTCGTCGACCCCCGGCTGACGCCCACGGCGCAACGCGCGACGCTGCACCTGCAGCTGACGCCGGGTACCGATCTGGCCCTCGCCAACGGCCTGCTGCACCGGGTGATCGCCGGCGGCCACGTCGACGTCGACTACGTCCGGGCGCGCACGACGGGGTTCGACGAGGTCGCCCGGGTGGTGGCCTCGTACTGGCCGGAGCGCGTCGAGCGCATCACCGGGGTGTCGGTGGCCGACCAGCAGGCCGCCGTCGACCTGCTCGTGCGGGCCGAGCGCGCGATGGTGCTCACCGCGCGGGGCGCCGAGCAGCACAGCAAGGGTGTCGACACCGTCAGCGCGCTGATCGACCTCGCCCTCGCGCTCGGTCTGCCGGGTCGGCCCGGCCGCGGATACGGCTGCCTGACCGGGCAGGGCAACGGGCAGGGCGGACGCGAGCACGGTCAGAAGGCCGACCAGCTGCCCGGCTACCGCCGCCTCGACGACCCCGCGGCGCGCGAGCACGTCGCGGGCGTGTGGGGCGTCGCCGCCGACGATCTGCCCGGCCCGGGCCGCTCGGCCTACGAGCTGCTGGCGGGCCTCGGTGACGCCGACGGCGTCCGCGCGCTGCTCGTCGCCGGCTCGAACGTCGTGGTCTCGGTGCCGTCGTCCGGACGGATCCGCGACCGGCTGGGTCGACTGGACTTCCTGGCGGTCAGCGACGTCGTGCTGTCCGAGACCGCCGCGCTCGCCGACGTGGTCCTCCCCGTGGCGCAGTGGGCCGAGGAGGACGGGACGATGACCAATCTGGAGGGCCGCGTGCTGCTGCGCAGGCAGGCGCTGCGTCCTCCACCCGGCGTGCGGACGGATCTCGACGTCGTCGCGGGTCTGGCCACGCGGCTGGGCGCGCCGGGCGAGTGGCCGACACTTCCGCGTGTGGTGTTCGACGAGCTGCGGCGGGCATCCGCCGGCGGCCCGGCCGACTACGCCGGCATCAGCTACGAGCGCATCGCCGCCGAGGACGGCGTTTTCTGGCCCTGCCCGGACGACGGGCACCCGGGCACGCCGCGCATGTTCCTCGACCGCTTCGCCACCCCGGACGGCCGGGCGCGTTTCGTGCCCGTCGAGCATCGGCCGGCGGCCGAGGACGTCGACGCCGACTACCCCGTCTACCTGACGACCGGGCGGGTGCTGCGGCACTACCAGAGCGGCGCGCAGACCCGCCGGATCGCGGCGTTGCGCGACGCGCATCCCGAGGCCGCCGTCGAGATCCACCCCGACCTCGCCGAGCAGCACGACCTCGGCGAGGGCAATCGGGTGCGGGTCGTGAGCCGGCGCGGCGCGGCCGAGGGACCCGTGCGCATCACCGACACCATCCGCACCGACACCGTCTTCATGCCCTTCCACTGGGGCGGCGCGAACTCGGTCAACGCGGTCACCAACGCCGCCCTCGACCCGATCTCGCGGATGCCCGAGTTCAAGGTGTGCGCCGTGCGACTGGAGCGCTGCCCGTGA